The Mucilaginibacter yixingensis genome window below encodes:
- a CDS encoding ferritin, whose product MKDLIRVKSLISTEIEALLNQQVKMEAHSSAIYLSMASWLNRNGYDNSADYFFKQAEEERQHQLKFFKYILDMGGNAVSPDITGVKQEYNSFREVFEDALDQEIAVTQSINNIYGRCMKTQDFVTMEFLLWFLKEQREEEYKARRALELFDVIGEEGTGRWQIDKHVGDIKYGEA is encoded by the coding sequence ATGAAAGACCTTATTCGCGTTAAATCGCTCATCTCCACCGAAATTGAGGCCCTTTTGAACCAACAGGTTAAAATGGAGGCCCACTCATCGGCCATATATCTGTCAATGGCGTCATGGTTAAACCGTAACGGTTATGATAACTCAGCCGATTACTTTTTTAAGCAGGCAGAAGAAGAGCGCCAGCACCAATTGAAATTCTTTAAATACATTCTGGATATGGGCGGCAACGCCGTTTCGCCTGATATTACCGGCGTTAAACAGGAGTACAACTCCTTCCGCGAGGTGTTTGAAGATGCTTTAGATCAGGAGATTGCCGTTACACAGTCTATCAACAACATCTATGGCCGCTGCATGAAAACGCAGGATTTTGTAACCATGGAGTTCTTGCTGTGGTTCCTGAAAGAGCAACGCGAAGAAGAATACAAAGCCCGCCGCGCACTGGAACTGTTCGATGTTATTGGCGAAGAAGGCACCGGTCGCTGGCAGATTGATAAGCACGTTGGCGATATTAAATACGGTGAAGCTTAA
- a CDS encoding (2Fe-2S) ferredoxin domain-containing protein: MSKFNAPQKVIFMCTGSKCSKRGGKDAYKTACSFLKHSPLRGEVEIIRTECTDRCDYAPVCSVQPGNKWLKEYRAKDVLQILAEMVEEGMKVK; this comes from the coding sequence ATGAGCAAGTTTAACGCGCCGCAGAAAGTTATTTTTATGTGCACCGGCAGCAAGTGCAGCAAGCGGGGAGGAAAAGATGCCTATAAAACGGCTTGTTCTTTTCTTAAACACTCACCTTTGCGCGGCGAGGTAGAGATTATACGCACCGAGTGTACAGACAGGTGTGATTATGCGCCGGTTTGCTCTGTACAGCCAGGTAACAAGTGGCTAAAAGAATATCGGGCTAAGGATGTGCTGCAAATTTTGGCGGAGATGGTAGAAGAGGGGATGAAGGTGAAGTAG
- a CDS encoding TetR/AcrR family transcriptional regulator codes for MGIVERRQRQKEEVRNEIIKAAWEMVKKDGWQSLSIRKIADAIEYSVPVIYDHFENKEAILLEFGRIGFNKLNTRLETAKAEHTDPAAQIRAMANAYWDFASAYTELYQLIFGTGVARCEGEECSAEFSRVYDIMIEPIETLMQQNGLTDVQPCLKFHTLWSFMHGLISIKLNGNSPVDPELDKLVWEDAITGYIRNLG; via the coding sequence ATGGGAATAGTTGAACGCAGGCAGCGTCAGAAGGAAGAGGTGAGAAACGAAATCATCAAAGCAGCCTGGGAAATGGTAAAAAAAGACGGATGGCAATCCTTATCCATCCGCAAAATTGCCGATGCTATTGAGTATAGCGTCCCCGTTATCTATGACCATTTCGAAAATAAAGAAGCCATTTTGCTGGAGTTTGGCAGGATAGGATTCAACAAACTAAATACCCGACTGGAAACAGCCAAAGCCGAGCACACCGATCCGGCTGCACAAATCAGGGCCATGGCCAACGCCTACTGGGATTTTGCCAGTGCCTACACCGAGCTTTACCAGCTGATATTTGGTACCGGGGTTGCCCGCTGCGAGGGCGAAGAATGTTCGGCAGAGTTTAGCAGGGTTTATGACATTATGATTGAGCCTATTGAAACGCTAATGCAGCAAAACGGGCTAACCGATGTGCAACCTTGCCTCAAGTTTCATACGCTGTGGTCATTTATGCACGGGCTCATCTCTATCAAGCTCAACGGCAACTCACCTGTTGACCCTGAATTAGATAAGCTGGTCTGGGAGGATGCCATCACCGGATATATACGCAATCTGGGCTAG
- a CDS encoding efflux RND transporter periplasmic adaptor subunit has translation METIRLSRRALNQLILLGAVVIGLTLHACNSSQATATAPPPQELPVISVSGRPVTTYTDFTASLQGSRDIEIRPQVDGYLESIYVDEGAFVHKGQTLFKIDARTYTQEYNTAKAQLLSAKAALESAQINVTKLTPLVQANVVSDVQLKTAKAAYDAAAANVAQAQSLVEAAKINLGYTNITAPADGYIGSIPFKTGSLIVKAQAAPLTVLSENHEMHAYFSMSETDFINFKARFAGNSVQEKIKHLPAVDLVLADNTVYPVKGKVELAEGQFSKSDGTISFRATFENKDGLLRSGNTGKIRLANQVSNSLLVPQEATFELQDKVFAYALTDSNKVVGKPLTVVGTSGHFYLVSGGLKAGEKIVYQGIDRLRDGVIIKPKLMNADSVMRTASL, from the coding sequence ATGGAAACCATCAGATTATCACGAAGAGCATTAAACCAATTGATCCTACTGGGTGCAGTAGTGATCGGCTTAACGCTCCACGCCTGCAACTCATCGCAGGCTACTGCTACGGCTCCGCCGCCGCAAGAACTGCCGGTTATCAGCGTGTCTGGTCGCCCGGTTACAACATATACCGATTTTACCGCATCACTGCAAGGCAGCCGCGATATCGAGATCCGTCCGCAAGTGGATGGCTACCTCGAGTCGATCTATGTTGACGAAGGTGCATTTGTACACAAAGGCCAAACTTTATTCAAAATTGATGCCCGCACTTATACGCAGGAATATAATACTGCCAAAGCACAGCTGCTATCTGCCAAGGCTGCTTTAGAAAGTGCGCAGATCAACGTTACCAAGTTAACACCACTGGTTCAGGCCAACGTAGTATCAGACGTTCAGTTGAAAACCGCTAAAGCAGCCTATGATGCTGCTGCCGCAAATGTTGCACAGGCACAATCATTAGTAGAAGCTGCAAAAATTAACCTGGGCTATACCAACATCACCGCACCGGCTGATGGTTACATCGGTAGCATTCCGTTTAAAACCGGTAGCCTGATTGTTAAGGCACAAGCTGCGCCGCTGACTGTCCTTTCAGAAAACCACGAGATGCATGCTTACTTTAGCATGAGCGAAACCGACTTCATCAACTTTAAAGCGCGTTTTGCAGGCAACTCGGTGCAGGAGAAAATTAAACACCTGCCTGCTGTTGACCTGGTATTGGCCGATAACACCGTTTACCCTGTAAAAGGTAAAGTAGAACTGGCCGAAGGACAGTTCAGCAAAAGCGACGGTACCATCAGCTTCCGCGCCACTTTTGAGAATAAAGACGGCCTGCTGCGCTCTGGTAATACAGGTAAGATCCGTTTAGCTAACCAGGTAAGCAATTCATTACTGGTACCACAGGAAGCTACATTTGAACTACAAGATAAAGTGTTTGCCTATGCACTTACCGACAGCAATAAAGTAGTTGGCAAACCGCTTACCGTAGTTGGCACCAGCGGACATTTTTACCTGGTATCTGGCGGATTAAAAGCCGGCGAAAAAATTGTTTATCAAGGGATTGACCGCTTGCGCGATGGCGTGATCATCAAACCAAAACTGATGAATGCCGACAGCGTAATGCGCACCGCATCCCTGTAA